GGTTTGCACTATCGCTGCCCGCGTCTTGCTCGCGCCGTTCATCATATTGGTCACAATGGCAAGCCCAGAAAATATCACAAGCAAAATAAGCGCCACATACGTGAAAATTCGCCTGCGATTTATACGATCAATTATCGAGATCTCTCTCATATCCCCTCGCAATAAATATATCTTATGAAATTTTGATTACAACGATATTATAAACACTACGGAAAAACTATACAACTCTTTTTAATTTCTTCTTTGCCTGTTCTATTTGAATTATTGCCTTGACGATGTCCTCATACATTTTATATCGGCTTTTTATCCCGGCCCAGATATCATCATTCTTTTCTTCCTTAATTACCTGGGTTAAACCGTGCAAAACCACAATCTCACGCCGCTCCTTTGGAACAGCCGCCGTAATCAATGCATCAACGCCGAATCTGGAATGTTTAATTTTTGCAAGTGGAGGCAAATTCTTCCGCCAAATCACACGTTGGCCGGAGATTGCAGGAAATGCCCTATTGGCGATTTTTGTGGTTGTAAGCTTATCAATATTGAATACACCAAGCGAAAGATCAGCCGTTTTCATAAATGCCACCGGTCCCAAAAGCTCCAAAATATGCCCCTCTGTTAAACCAATCAAGTCGGCATCCAAAAACAACAAAAGCGGATGGTGCGAATGTTTAATGCCATTATATAAAGCCATTCCCTTGCCGCCATTTTGTTTGTTTTTAAGAAGGCGTACATTTGAATATTTTTTAACAATTTCGCATGTTTTATCCTTTGAGCAATCATCCACAACAATTTTTTCATCAATAAAATCAAGCGGAGCGACTACGTCGAGAACTTTGCGAATATTTTTTGCTTCGTTGTATGCACAGATAATCAGTGAAATTTTTTGTTCAAATTTCATCGCAGACTAATTATACCAAACTATAAAATAAAAATCAGTTTTTGTCGTATAAACGCAGCAACTCCCACAGACTGGCTGCGGGAGTTGGAGATCTGCCGTTCCCCGGAGGGAACATTACGGCGCGTAGCTGGGGGGAGTGAGATGGCCAGCAATGGTCGTCCCGTTGTTCGTAGTGACGATGTCACCCTCCGCGGCGAAGTTGGCGGCGAGGCACGCCGCCGCGCCGTCTACCGAGATGTGGTTGCCGTCCATGGCGACCACCTCCATCCACCAGGAGCCCTCCTCGTACTGCATCAGAAGATAGGGCTGGGTGCCCTGGCCCAGGTCCAGACTCCGAAGAGCCAGAGACAGGATCTCCTGGCTAGGCCGGATAGGGACCGACCCGACCTCGACATCGGCAGTGTTGTAGACCTTGATCTGGCCGTTGCCGGTCCCGTCGCGGGACATGGTCAAGTACGTGATGCCATCGCCGCTGTCGAGGCGAGCGATGTTGCCCAAGCCGTCTGTGGCCCACTTCACACCCGCCGTCGGGAAGGCCGGGTCCACGCTTCCGCCTCCGCCACCACCACAACCAGTCGAGATGAGGATCGCCACCAACATGGCGACCAGTCCGACCAACAACATCCATTTGCGCATGTTCATCACCTGTTCCAGGAGTTCGTACACCATGTGGCGGCATACGTATTACAGCGCCATCAAACTAGCATATATTCAGCAATTTGTCAATAATAGATAATTATTTTCTGCCGTTATGCTACCGGCCACAAAAAATTCTTCAGCCAAGCCAATCAAAAAATTTCCAACCATCTGGCTGGAAATTTTTTGTCAGACTTGCATACCTTTGTATATCCGAAACACAATGGATAAGCATTGTGAAGTTGTTTTTAAAGCTACTTTATCCTAATAAAAATAATCAGCTCTAAACTGATTATTTTTTGCAGAAAACATTGGAAGATACTGGAGATTGTCTAGCGGTAAAACATTTTTAACGACAATACGGTACTTTAAAGACTAAAGTACTTGTCAAGTTCCTTGATCGCTGACCTAAAAGCTTTTCCCCTATGATTTATTTCTATTAAATCATTTGGGTCGAACTCAGCATTTGTTTTTTTATAATTAGCATTTTTTGATAAAAATATGGGTGCGTATCCAAAACTTTTTGTTCCTTTTGGCTCGAGTGCGATGCGACCATCCCACCTTCCTTCGGTTGTCTTAACAAATTTGGTTGAAGGATCATATATAGCAACATTGCAGTTATAATGACAACCCCGCATACTCATCGGAATCTCATTCATCTTTGACAGAACTTTTCTGTTATTTGCCTCGTCTGTTCCTTCTTCCGAATAACGGGACGAGCATATTCCCGGTTCTCCACCAAGAGCATCAATGCAAATTCCACTATCATCAGCAAGCGTAGTCATTTGCAAATTGTCGCCAATTACAATTGCTTTAATTAGCGCATTTCCTTCAAAACTTTCTGCATTTTCCTGAACCTTAAGATCAGCAATCTTGTCTTTATAATCATAAAGGAATTTCAAGTCATAATTTGAGTTCTTAAAAATCTCCCGAATTTCCCTTGCCTTACCTTGATTCGCAGTGGCGATTAAAATTGTTTTTTTCATAAATTATTATTTAGGATATTGTTGGCTAATATAGTATCAGAAACACAAGTTCAATTCCAGCCATTTTTTAATGACAAAATATCCAATCTGTAGGTGGATATCTTTGGCAATGTAAATATGCAAAGTTAGAACTTGTTATAATGCCGCATAATCAAAACGGCCGCCCCCGAAGAGGCGACCGTCTGATAATACACCGGAAACGCTCCGGCGCGACTCACTAGCGAAGGCTGAGGTAGCCTTGCTTCAGTTGCTCGTGAGAGATGGTGATGGTGGCGTACAGCACCCGGTTCTCGTCGATCAGGCTTCCGGGATTCTCGAAGTTCCAGGACGGCAGCCAGAGCAAGTTGTCCACGTAGTACTTGAAGCGAACCACAGGGGGGCCTTGCTCGCTGGTCAGGACCTTCACCCTCTCCATCGGAAGAGAGCTAACGAAGGTTGGCACATCTCCCCCGCTTTGGTTTTGGGGAAGCGACCAGCAGAAGACATAGCTGACTCCTGGCCGAGACTTTCCCTCGACGCTGCCCTCGACGTAGCCTCCGAGGAAATTGCCTCCCCCGCTTAGGCTTCCACTGAGGTCAGACTTCTGGCCTTTGCTCACCAGCGGGTTGAAGACCAGTGGATGGGGCCCGAGCAGATGGTATCTCTCCAACTGCCCAATGTTCCACTTCACCCATCCAGTATCTCTGGCAGACTTCTCTCTGGCCCGCTTGATGGCAGAGTCATAGAGTTCGAAGTTACCTATCCGTGGGTTAAAGCTTCGTTCCCAGAAGTAGTCGGGCGTGTCGAGCCTGACTTTCAGCCAAGACTTGTCCGCGGGAGTCAGCCCCTTGGAGCAGCCTACAACTGACACACCTACCAACAGAACCAACAACACGACAGCGATCTTTCGCATCTTGATCGTCCCTTCCTGGATATCGGTCTAGATTTGTGTTTCAGAGCTTAAACACAATAACACAATATTACAAATATGTCAATTATTAACTTCATTGAAGTTATATAAATATAGAACTCAACAAAAAATAACCAGCACTAAACTGATTATTTATTGGCAGGATATAGCAACTGAAATCAGAAACTTTTATTTGAGTGCAAATGTTCTATATTAGTTTCTTTTCTTTTAAATATCTTAAACCAACGAGACCCGTTGCCATGTCTGTCAGCTCTCCGGAAAGCAAGTGTTTCTCAAATTCATTTAAACTTAGTAATACTACTTCGACAAACTCAGTTTTTTCATTTTCTGGTTCTTTCACTTGTTTGCAATTTAGTGCTATAAAATTATGAAGTTCGGTATCCGAATAAGCACACTTATAAGCCTTATTAACAAGGTAAAATTCTCCTGTATAACCAGTTTCTTCCAGTAACTCTCTTTTTATCCCATCAACCGGATATTCATTATTATCGATGCCTCCACCAGGTAGCTCAAGCAATATTTTCTCGCACCCAGGTCTAAATTGTCTCGCTAGAATTATTTTTTTATCTTCAGTAATCGCCAGCACTGCAGCAACAGGGCCCTCTTTCTTTATATGATAATTCTCAACTTCTCCATCAGGCATGCGAAAAGTTTTTTTGATAATTTTTCTAAAACCAACCTTAATCGGCTCTTCCTCTTTTATTTTTTTCCACCTTATACTCATTATTCTTTCTCCTTTTTATCATTTACCAATATCACTCTAGCAAATTCACGCCAATTGTTCTAACAATGTATTACCTATACAAAAATAACCACTCATAGAGTGGATATTTTTTGGCGAAGAACAGCGAAAGAAGTTAGAACTTGT
The window above is part of the Patescibacteria group bacterium genome. Proteins encoded here:
- a CDS encoding non-canonical purine NTP pyrophosphatase: MKKTILIATANQGKAREIREIFKNSNYDLKFLYDYKDKIADLKVQENAESFEGNALIKAIVIGDNLQMTTLADDSGICIDALGGEPGICSSRYSEEGTDEANNRKVLSKMNEIPMSMRGCHYNCNVAIYDPSTKFVKTTEGRWDGRIALEPKGTKSFGYAPIFLSKNANYKKTNAEFDPNDLIEINHRGKAFRSAIKELDKYFSL
- a CDS encoding glycosyltransferase — protein: MKFEQKISLIICAYNEAKNIRKVLDVVAPLDFIDEKIVVDDCSKDKTCEIVKKYSNVRLLKNKQNGGKGMALYNGIKHSHHPLLLFLDADLIGLTEGHILELLGPVAFMKTADLSLGVFNIDKLTTTKIANRAFPAISGQRVIWRKNLPPLAKIKHSRFGVDALITAAVPKERREIVVLHGLTQVIKEEKNDDIWAGIKSRYKMYEDIVKAIIQIEQAKKKLKRVV
- a CDS encoding NUDIX hydrolase, encoding MSIRWKKIKEEEPIKVGFRKIIKKTFRMPDGEVENYHIKKEGPVAAVLAITEDKKIILARQFRPGCEKILLELPGGGIDNNEYPVDGIKRELLEETGYTGEFYLVNKAYKCAYSDTELHNFIALNCKQVKEPENEKTEFVEVVLLSLNEFEKHLLSGELTDMATGLVGLRYLKEKKLI